One Nostoc punctiforme PCC 73102 DNA window includes the following coding sequences:
- a CDS encoding SDR family oxidoreductase, with protein sequence MSSLSGKVAIITGASRGIGRAIALKLAGNGASIVVNYAGNAVKAEEVVAEIEKLGVEAIAIQADISKVPDIQRLFEQTLEHFGKVDILVNNAGIAFYKPITQVSEEDFDAIFAINVKGTFFACQQAAQHLSEGGRIINFSSSTTVMMLPTYSAYVGTKGAVEQITRVLAKELGAKAIAVNVISPGPTDTELFREGKTQEQIDRLAQMAAFGKLGDVQEIADVVAFLASDEARWITGQNIRVNGGIA encoded by the coding sequence ATGTCATCTTTATCGGGGAAAGTTGCAATTATCACTGGTGCATCGCGGGGAATTGGACGAGCGATCGCACTAAAATTAGCTGGTAACGGCGCATCTATTGTCGTCAACTATGCGGGTAATGCAGTCAAAGCAGAGGAAGTTGTTGCAGAAATTGAAAAGTTGGGAGTAGAAGCGATCGCTATTCAAGCCGATATTAGCAAAGTACCCGACATCCAACGCCTGTTTGAGCAAACACTTGAGCATTTTGGTAAAGTTGATATTTTGGTCAACAATGCCGGAATTGCCTTCTATAAACCAATTACTCAGGTGAGTGAAGAAGATTTCGATGCGATTTTTGCTATTAATGTCAAAGGTACTTTTTTTGCTTGCCAACAAGCCGCGCAACATCTATCAGAAGGCGGACGGATTATCAACTTTTCGTCATCAACTACGGTGATGATGCTGCCAACTTATAGCGCCTATGTAGGAACCAAAGGTGCTGTTGAACAAATCACGCGAGTATTAGCTAAAGAATTGGGTGCAAAAGCGATCGCAGTTAATGTTATTTCTCCTGGCCCTACCGATACAGAACTATTCCGAGAAGGCAAAACCCAAGAACAGATAGATCGTTTGGCCCAAATGGCTGCTTTTGGCAAACTGGGAGATGTGCAAGAAATCGCCGATGTAGTAGCGTTTCTCGCTAGCGATGAAGCCAGATGGATCACAGGGCAAAATATCCGTGTAAACGGTGGAATTGCCTGA
- a CDS encoding rubrerythrin family protein: MDLSNFTTLQNLEAAFGGESMANRKYLFFADVARQLGFPDLAKLFKDTADQETEHAFAHFKLLHPELVVENAAALTDEQKREIISRCLSLAIEGETYEYTTMYPEFAADAQRDRDNPAAEEFLKQVQESTDHANTFREAAHRFGLLKFIENYHADRYTEALEVLNGGQTASRVAGEDPKTRKWICRQCSMIYDPVAGDPDSGIAPGTPFEEIPDDWECPICGASKKTFKPFEEKVAA, from the coding sequence ATGGATTTGTCCAACTTTACTACACTTCAAAACTTAGAAGCTGCCTTCGGTGGTGAATCGATGGCAAATCGCAAGTATCTGTTTTTTGCCGACGTAGCGCGTCAACTTGGGTTTCCAGATTTGGCAAAACTTTTTAAAGACACAGCAGACCAAGAAACTGAACACGCTTTTGCACATTTTAAGTTGCTGCATCCAGAACTAGTGGTAGAAAATGCGGCTGCTTTAACTGATGAACAAAAGCGGGAAATTATATCTCGCTGTTTATCTTTGGCAATTGAAGGCGAGACTTATGAATATACTACAATGTATCCAGAGTTTGCCGCCGATGCTCAACGCGATCGCGACAATCCTGCGGCAGAAGAATTTCTCAAACAAGTTCAAGAATCTACCGATCATGCCAACACATTTCGAGAAGCTGCACACCGTTTTGGCTTGTTAAAATTCATCGAGAATTACCACGCCGATCGCTACACTGAAGCTTTAGAAGTATTAAACGGAGGACAAACAGCAAGCAGAGTTGCAGGTGAAGATCCTAAAACTCGGAAATGGATTTGTAGACAATGCAGTATGATTTACGATCCTGTTGCTGGCGATCCCGATTCTGGGATTGCACCTGGTACACCTTTTGAAGAAATTCCTGATGATTGGGAATGTCCGATTTGCGGTGCTAGCAAAAAAACTTTTAAGCCATTTGAAGAAAAAGTTGCAGCTTAG
- a CDS encoding protein phosphatase 2C domain-containing protein: MISTQLTIYCINPGCNSPINPIGDRVCASCQTPLVHRYLWATGSLSAQITPGTKVADRYGVITRQIWLDTQPGLPPDVPEELPKEVIPYLRLYQERLHLPQAYGFASDEEKDTTDILLLENVPIDETGNIYPTIVEAWEQATAVRQVYWLWQILQLWTPLSELGLSRSLLGVDNLRVQGWCVRLLELYQTPEDEKLSLKNLGECWQFWVASAKTSVAKGLQNIVQDMCETEIELDDVATQLNGLLLASAAELPLVLKVGGSTDIGPIMAQNEDACYPNTLNDLDDPLLSHLSIVCDGIGGHEGGEVASRLAVQSVKLQIRALLAEITERAVLVSPELLQEQLEASLRVVNNVICARNNEQKRQGKERMATTIVMALQVPQRVYTSTGWQSNNTHELYLTNIGDSRAYWITRNYCQLLTVDDDVATREVRFAKSLYRKALIRTDATALTQALGTRNAESLRLKIQRFIVEEDGILLLCSDGLSDNNRVEQYWQDYAIPVLKGQMTVEDAVRNWINLANEKNGRDNTSVVLTYCRVSPEYLVPVTPALPEEIIEAEIQEEQEEQEEQEEQEELEELEEQEEFISFTESSQTLLDLDLDLDLDLDTSEESVTSPEIPATLITKPNRGKHLVMLGGMLALLVGGTSLGLFAWWQINPQGFQQMCRQLPQKVQQSCQPGN; the protein is encoded by the coding sequence ATGATTTCTACTCAACTGACAATTTATTGTATAAATCCAGGCTGTAATAGCCCCATTAATCCTATTGGAGATCGTGTTTGTGCAAGTTGCCAAACTCCCTTGGTTCACCGCTATCTTTGGGCTACTGGCTCATTGTCTGCTCAAATTACACCAGGCACAAAAGTAGCAGACAGATATGGAGTAATTACTCGCCAGATTTGGCTGGATACTCAACCAGGACTACCACCAGATGTCCCTGAAGAATTACCAAAGGAAGTAATTCCTTATCTACGGTTATATCAAGAACGGTTACATCTGCCCCAAGCTTATGGGTTTGCTAGTGATGAAGAGAAAGATACAACTGATATCCTCTTATTGGAAAATGTGCCGATAGATGAGACAGGAAATATCTATCCAACTATTGTTGAAGCTTGGGAGCAAGCAACGGCGGTACGACAAGTTTATTGGCTGTGGCAAATTCTTCAACTTTGGACACCTTTATCAGAATTAGGACTTAGCCGCAGTTTACTGGGAGTAGACAACTTGAGAGTCCAAGGTTGGTGTGTGCGACTGTTGGAACTCTACCAAACACCAGAAGATGAGAAGCTGAGTTTAAAAAATCTGGGGGAGTGTTGGCAGTTTTGGGTAGCTTCTGCAAAGACATCAGTAGCTAAAGGGTTGCAGAACATAGTCCAGGATATGTGTGAAACGGAAATTGAGTTGGATGATGTTGCTACTCAACTCAATGGTTTATTACTAGCATCTGCGGCAGAATTGCCACTAGTTTTGAAGGTGGGAGGTTCTACAGATATTGGCCCAATTATGGCGCAAAATGAAGATGCTTGCTACCCCAATACTTTGAATGACTTAGATGATCCTTTATTGTCCCACTTGTCAATTGTTTGCGATGGCATTGGTGGGCACGAAGGCGGCGAGGTTGCCAGTAGATTGGCAGTGCAGTCTGTAAAGTTGCAAATTCGCGCCTTACTAGCGGAGATTACAGAACGAGCTGTACTTGTATCACCAGAGTTATTGCAGGAACAATTAGAAGCAAGCTTACGGGTGGTAAATAATGTGATTTGTGCCCGCAATAACGAACAAAAACGTCAAGGTAAAGAACGCATGGCTACAACCATTGTCATGGCATTGCAAGTTCCACAGCGAGTATACACAAGTACTGGGTGGCAATCAAATAATACCCATGAACTTTACTTGACTAATATTGGTGATAGCCGTGCCTATTGGATTACTCGCAACTATTGTCAGCTACTCACAGTAGATGATGATGTGGCGACGCGAGAAGTCCGCTTTGCCAAAAGTTTGTATCGAAAAGCATTAATAAGAACAGATGCTACTGCCTTAACTCAAGCGTTGGGGACAAGAAATGCAGAATCTTTACGTCTCAAGATTCAGCGATTTATTGTGGAAGAAGATGGCATATTACTACTGTGTTCTGATGGTTTAAGTGATAATAACAGGGTGGAACAATATTGGCAAGATTATGCAATACCCGTGTTAAAAGGCCAGATGACAGTTGAAGATGCTGTCCGCAACTGGATTAACTTGGCAAACGAAAAAAATGGGCGTGATAATACTTCAGTTGTTCTAACTTATTGCCGTGTTTCTCCCGAATACTTAGTACCTGTGACTCCGGCGTTGCCAGAAGAGATCATAGAAGCAGAGATACAAGAAGAACAAGAGGAACAAGAGGAACAAGAGGAACAAGAAGAATTAGAGGAATTAGAGGAACAAGAGGAATTCATTTCCTTCACAGAAAGTTCGCAAACTTTGCTAGATTTGGATCTAGATTTGGATCTAGATTTAGATACTTCAGAGGAATCAGTTACAAGCCCAGAAATTCCAGCAACCTTAATTACAAAACCTAATCGGGGTAAACACTTGGTAATGCTGGGGGGAATGTTGGCGTTGCTTGTAGGAGGTACAAGTTTAGGATTATTTGCTTGGTGGCAAATTAATCCTCAAGGATTCCAGCAAATGTGTCGGCAACTTCCTCAAAAAGTGCAGCAATCGTGTCAACCGGGGAATTAG